A genomic region of Haliaeetus albicilla chromosome 8, bHalAlb1.1, whole genome shotgun sequence contains the following coding sequences:
- the C8H1orf146 gene encoding protein SPO16 homolog — protein MTESGGQEQSRWITTVIMSTALQNHEISTILQRQQHRVRYSESVEMGSVIFSLSGVAFLLSDIQELLMTGEEQFSKRIQKFINIHRNSFLVLSAALHGPEEWNVMFRIQRRFLGSNLRVMPVHNTAETVKLMLTIARVTSKPQADDTRYKIAMTKAQIIENSPVWKMLQDYQLHCN, from the exons atgacagaaagtgGTGGGCAGGAACAGTCAAGATGGATAACAACAGTTATTAtgagcacagctctgcag aatCATGAAATTTCTACAATTCTACAGAGGCAACAACACCGAGTTCGATATTCAGAATCAGTGGAAATGGGATCCGtgattttttctctttctg GTGTTGCATTTTTACTGTCAGACATTCAAGAATTGCTTATGACAGGGGAAGAACAATTTTCCAAAAGAATTCAGAAGTTCATAAACATTCATCGGaacagttttttggttttgtcagcTGCTCTTCATGGACCAGAAGAATGGAATGTCATGTTTAGGATTCAAAGAAG ATTCCTGGGCAGTAATTTACGTGTAATGCCAGTTCATAATACTGCTGAAACTGTTAAGTTAATGCTAACTATAGCTAGG GTAACTTCCAAGCCACAAGCAGATGATACTCGTTACAAAATAGCAAtgacaaaagcccaaataataGAAAACAGTCCAGTTTGGAAGATGCTTCAGGACTACCAGTTGCATTGTAATTAA